The region GCTGATCAGGTGATAGAAGCCGGAATACGAAAAGTGTTCGTAGCGACTTTAGACCCTAACCCGTTAGTGGCAGGGCGGGGGATAAACAAGCTTGAAGAAGCAGGCATTGACGTAAACGTTGGACTGCTTGGGCAAGAAGCCACTGATCTGAATGAAGCTTTCAATTATTATATATTACACAAACGACCGTACGTCACTTTAAAGACGGCTACGACGTTAGATGGCAAAATTGCCACGGTAACAGGGGAAAGTCAGTGGATCACAAATGAAGCCTCCCGTGCTGACGTCCATATACTCCGTCATGAACATGACGCCATACTCGTTGGCGTGCAAACGGTGGTGAAGGATGATCCCCAACTCACCACAAGAATACAGGGTGAACAAGGTCATCATCCGACTCGTGTCATCTTAGATTCGGCCTTGAGTGTGCCTATAGAGGCGAGAATATTGGACACAAGTGTGGCCCCTACATGGATATTCACCACTGATCGGGCTGACGCTATGAAAAAACAGCACCTAGAAGCGCGAGGGGTCAAAGTGATAACGGTGGGAGATGGACCTAGAGTATCGCTTGACCACGTTCTGAATCAATTAGGTGAACAAAAGGTGACTTCCTTACTAGTCGAAGGGGGAGGAGCAGTGAACGCTACATTTCTCAAGGAGCATCATGTACACCGTATGGTACAGTATATCGCACCGAAGCTGATTGGTGGCAACGAGGCTCCCACGCCCTTTAGAGGAACGGGAATGATCCATTTGGCTGATGCACTCGTAATAGAGAATATAAAAGTTGAACAGCTTGGTGATGATATCAAAGTAACGGGGCATGTGAAAAAAACGGGTTAGAGTCAATAATAAAACGAATGTAAAGGAGAGGGCACCATGTTTACAGGAATCATTGAGGAAGTGGGCTATATACAGTCAATGACTAAGACTTCGAAGGATTACAAGGTGTCTATCGCTGCCAGTAAAGTCGTCGAAGATGTGCAGAATGGTGATAGCATATCGGTCAACGGTGCATGTCTAACCGTTGTTAGCTATACGCCTCAAGGCTTTGTGGTAGATGTGATGCCAGAAACTCTTAAAGCGACAAGCTTGGCTCAACTTCAACAGGGAAGTCAGGTGAACTTAGAGCGTGCGATGGCAGCAAACGCAAGGTTTGGTGGACACATCGTCTCTGGACATGTGGATACGGTTGGGAAAATACAAGACAGACGTACAACGGCTAATGCCACATACTTTCACATTGAGTTGGATCAAGATTGGTTAAAATATTTTGTACCAAAAGGTTCAGTGACAGTAGATGGGATCAGTTTAACGGTCATGGAAGTGCAGGATCCTATGATTACGATATCCATTATTCCTCATACATTGTCTGAAACGAACCTTCATGCGAAGCAAGTGGGAGACATGGTGAATATCGAATGTGATGTATTAGCGAAATATATGGAACGGCTCATCAACAAAAGGCTTGAAGGTCATGACATGACGAAGGGTGGTCAGGCAGGCCTCACGCAAGACATTCTGTCTGAGAACGGATTTATGTAAGATATTGTTCTCTTATAAAACAAGTAAAAAGCACGTTATATTTTAAGAAAAAGTAAAGAGGTGACGAAATGTCAAGCGTTTTTGATCCAGTGGAAGAAGCGATCTATGAGTTGATGCAAGGCAATGTCGTTATTGTTGTGGACGATGAAGATCGTGAGAATGAAGGGGATTTTGTTGCACTAGCAGAAAAATGTTCACCTGAATTGATTAACTTTATGGTCACACACGGAAGAGGCCTTGTTTGTGCTCCGATTACAGAGGAAAGAGCGAGAGAATTAGAGTTGAACCCTATGGTTGATCGTAATACAGATGCGCATGGGACAGCATTTACGGTGTCTGTGGATTACAAAACAACCACCACAGGGATTTCCGCTCATGAACGTTCCGACACAATCAAAGCACTAATAGATGAGAAAGTCAAAAAAAGCGACTTTAGACGTCCAGGACACATCTTTCCCCTAATGGCAAAGGATGGTGGCGTTCTCCGTCGGGCGGGCCATACAGAAGCGGCTGTAGATTTGGCTCGCATGAGTGGGGCTTACCCTGCAGGGATCATTTGTGAGATTATGAATGAAGACGGAAGTATGGCGCGTGTACCTGAGTTACGTCAAATCGCCGACCGTTTTGATCTTAAAATGATCACCATTAAAGATATGATTAAGTATCGTAATAGAAAAGACACGCTCATCAATCGAGAGGTAGAAGTGAACCTACCCACAGCGTACGGCACGTTTAAAACGGTTGCTTATACCAATCTAGTGGATGACAAGGAGCATGTGGCCTTAGTGAAAGGAGACATCGACCCAGAAAAACCGACGTTGGTACGCGTCCATTCCGAATGTTTAACTGGAGATGTGTTTGGTTCACACCGTTGCGACTGCGGACCTCAGCTTCATTCAGCGCTTGATACCATTGAAAAAGAAGGTCAAGGTGTTCTGCTATATATGCGTCAAGAGGGCAGAGGAATTGGCCTGATTAATAAATTGAGAGCCTACCAACTACAAGAACAGGGCTATGATACTGTAGAAGCCAACGAAAAATTAGGCTTTGCTGCTGATCAAAGAGACTATGGGATAGGCGCCCAGATCCTCAAAGACTTAGGGATTAAAAAAATGCGCCTACTGACAAACAACCCAAGAAAACGCGCAGGCTTAGAAGGGTATGAACTAGAAGTTGTCGAAAGAGTACCTCTAGAAACAGGACAACATGTTGAAAATAAAAAGTATCTACAAACGAAGAAAACGAAGCTCGGCCATTTACTTCACATGGACTAGCGCTAAATATGAAGGAGGAAATAGCATGACAGACAATCAAGTATTCGAAGGACACCTCGTCGGCACAGGACTAAAAGTAGGCATCGTCGTAGGCCGTTTTAACGAGTTTATCACAAGTAAATTGGTGGGAGGCGCAAAAGATGCGCTCATACGCCATGGGATAAAAGAAGAGGATATTGCTGTCGCTTGGGTACCAGGTGCTTTTGAAATCCCTTTTGCCACAAAAAAAATGGTCCAAAGCGGCAAATATGATGCCGTCATTACGCTTGGGACTGTGATTCGGGGGGCAACGCCACACTTTGACTACGTGTGTAATGAAGTGGCCAAAGGGGTTTCCACCCTTAGCCTACAGCATGATATCCCTGTGGTGTTTGGTGTGCTCACAACAGATACAATTGAACAAGCCGTAGAACGCGCGGGAACGAAAGCTGGAAACAAAGGTTGGGACGCTGGCGTAACTGCAATAGAAATGGCTAATCTAAACAAACAATTTGAAGGCTAAAGGGTCGTTAACATGAATA is a window of Caldalkalibacillus salinus DNA encoding:
- the ribD gene encoding bifunctional diaminohydroxyphosphoribosylaminopyrimidine deaminase/5-amino-6-(5-phosphoribosylamino)uracil reductase RibD, producing the protein MSQNQHLKYMSLALDLAAAQRGQTSPNPMVGAVIVKDHQIVGMGAHLRAGEAHAEVHALNMAGDKAQDSTMYVTLEPCSHFGRTPPCADQVIEAGIRKVFVATLDPNPLVAGRGINKLEEAGIDVNVGLLGQEATDLNEAFNYYILHKRPYVTLKTATTLDGKIATVTGESQWITNEASRADVHILRHEHDAILVGVQTVVKDDPQLTTRIQGEQGHHPTRVILDSALSVPIEARILDTSVAPTWIFTTDRADAMKKQHLEARGVKVITVGDGPRVSLDHVLNQLGEQKVTSLLVEGGGAVNATFLKEHHVHRMVQYIAPKLIGGNEAPTPFRGTGMIHLADALVIENIKVEQLGDDIKVTGHVKKTG
- the ribE gene encoding riboflavin synthase, producing the protein MFTGIIEEVGYIQSMTKTSKDYKVSIAASKVVEDVQNGDSISVNGACLTVVSYTPQGFVVDVMPETLKATSLAQLQQGSQVNLERAMAANARFGGHIVSGHVDTVGKIQDRRTTANATYFHIELDQDWLKYFVPKGSVTVDGISLTVMEVQDPMITISIIPHTLSETNLHAKQVGDMVNIECDVLAKYMERLINKRLEGHDMTKGGQAGLTQDILSENGFM
- a CDS encoding bifunctional 3,4-dihydroxy-2-butanone-4-phosphate synthase/GTP cyclohydrolase II, which encodes MSSVFDPVEEAIYELMQGNVVIVVDDEDRENEGDFVALAEKCSPELINFMVTHGRGLVCAPITEERARELELNPMVDRNTDAHGTAFTVSVDYKTTTTGISAHERSDTIKALIDEKVKKSDFRRPGHIFPLMAKDGGVLRRAGHTEAAVDLARMSGAYPAGIICEIMNEDGSMARVPELRQIADRFDLKMITIKDMIKYRNRKDTLINREVEVNLPTAYGTFKTVAYTNLVDDKEHVALVKGDIDPEKPTLVRVHSECLTGDVFGSHRCDCGPQLHSALDTIEKEGQGVLLYMRQEGRGIGLINKLRAYQLQEQGYDTVEANEKLGFAADQRDYGIGAQILKDLGIKKMRLLTNNPRKRAGLEGYELEVVERVPLETGQHVENKKYLQTKKTKLGHLLHMD
- the ribE gene encoding 6,7-dimethyl-8-ribityllumazine synthase, encoding MTDNQVFEGHLVGTGLKVGIVVGRFNEFITSKLVGGAKDALIRHGIKEEDIAVAWVPGAFEIPFATKKMVQSGKYDAVITLGTVIRGATPHFDYVCNEVAKGVSTLSLQHDIPVVFGVLTTDTIEQAVERAGTKAGNKGWDAGVTAIEMANLNKQFEG